DNA sequence from the Trichocoleus desertorum ATA4-8-CV12 genome:
TATTGATGACAACCCAGAAGACGCCAGTGCAGTGCGATCGCCCAACTTCCAAATTGCGATCGCCCGCGTTCTAGAAGGTACTCCAGTTCCTGTGTCCGAGACGGAGCCTGTCGGTTGTTCTGTAAAGTGGCGAGTTTAGCGGCTGGCATGGTCTGACCTCTCCCCAAACCCCTCTCCGACGCGGCAAGGGGCTTTGAATCTATCTCCCCTTCCCTGGTAGGGAAGAGGGGCTGGGGGTTAGGTCACAGGCAATTTGCACTCAGTCCTTCTAAAAGCTGACCTCCGACAGCTTAGTGTTATCTTTAGTTGGAGGCAATTTGAGTTAAGAAGTAGTCGCTACATGGGGATTGTTTATCAGCGGGTTTTGTTCAAACTAAGCGGTGAAGCCCTGATGGGCGATCTAGCTTATGGCATTGACCCAGCAGTGGTTCAAGCTATTGCCCAAGAAGTGGCAGATGTTGCGGCAACTGGAGTCCAAGTTGCGGTTGTCGTTGGCGGCGGCAATATCTTTCGCGGTGTCAAGGGAGCGGCAGCTGGGATGGATCGGGCAACTGCCGATTATATCGGGATGATTGCCACCGTCATGAATGCCATGACCTTGCAAGACTCTCTCGAACAGATTGGTGTGCCTACAAGGGTGCAAACCGCGATCGCAATGCAAGAAGTGGCAGAGCCTTACATTCGGCGGCGAGCCATTCGTCATCTCGAAAAAGGGCGCGTGGTAATCTTTGGGGCGGGTTCTGGCAATCCCTTCTTTACAACCGACACGACAGCAGCTTTACGAGCGGCAGAAATCAGTGCGGATGTGTTGTTTAAGGCGACTAAAGTGGATGGGGTTTACGACTCCGATCCGCACCTCAATCCAAACGCCCGCAGATACAAAAGCCTGACCTACGCCCATGTTTTGCAGCAAGATTTGCGCGTAATGGATAGTACTGCGATCGCACTGTGCAAAGATAACAACATTCCTATTATTGTGTTTGACCTCTCGGTACGTGGCAACCTTCTACGCGCCGTGACGGGAGAACCCATTGGAACGATTGTGGGAGGTTCTTGTGAAATTAGCTGACGCTGAAAATTCGATGCAAAAAGCCGTTGAATCGACTCAACGGTCTTTTAATACAATTCGGACGGGACGAGCCAACACATCCCTACTCGACCGAGTCATGGTGGAATATTATGGAGCCCCAACGCCGCTCAAGTCCCTAGCAACCATTAATACTCCAGATGGCAGCACGATTACGGTGCAACCCTTCGATCGCGGTAGCTTGAGTTTGATCGAAAAAGCCATTTCCCTGTCCGACATTGGCTTAACCCCTAGCAACGATGGCTCAACCATTCGCCTAAATATTCCACCGCTCACCAGCGATCGCCGTAAAGAACTCGTGAAGCTAGCGGCAAAGTTCGCGGAAGAAGGCAAAGTCTCAGTTCGTAATGTGCGCCGCGATGCGGTTGATAGCGTCCGCAAACAAGAAAAAGCTGGCGAAGTGTCCGAAGATGAAGCGCGGGACTTACAGGACAAAATTCAAAAGCTGACGGACAAGTACATTGCCAGAATTGAAGAAGTCTTGGCAGAAAAGGAGAAAGATATCACCACAGTCTAAAAGGACAGTCTAGGGAGCTATGCTCAATCGCTGTTCTGAAGCTCAGCTTAGACGTATTGAAGCGCTGGCATGGGTGTCTGACGAACTATATAAGCTAAGTGCATGGGATAACCCTGAACGGAGTAAATTGTATCGATGCACTTCAATGCAGTCTCGCGATTCTGATAAGAACGCAGAACTCGCTTACTGCCATTGGCATACTGCACACATACTTCCCATTTCATCTGCTTAGCCTCATTTCAAGCGTGTTTTGCCGCTCAGAACTTCATCAATCCTTCACAAACTATCCTAGAGGTCACATAGCGACTTTGCACTCAGTGCATTCAATGAACTGTATAACTGTAGTGATTTCACGGATTGATTGTTGTTGAGACGGCACAAATTCCTCCACTTTGAAACTTGAATTGCCAAGCACACTTGTGAAACCCCTGCTGTTTTCCCCTGAAAGACGGCAGGGTTATTCGTATGCTGTTTTACGATTTAAGCTCAACGTGGAAACATTCACCGAGTTACTTCGGTCTGTCAGCTCTGGATGGAATGAGATGATGAGGATTGTCTAGTTGAGCACTTCAACTAAAAGTGTTGGGTTTAGATGCCACTTCCTGTCCTGAGTGTCCTAAGAGATCAGCAAGGCTGGAGTTGTGAACTGATATTCAAGAGTGAGATGCGAGCATGATGTTTGACTGCATTATCGTCGGCGCAGGGCCAGCGGGAGGAACTGCCGCTTACCACTTAGCCAAGCAAGGCCGTTCTGTCCTGCTGCTAGAAAAAGAATCTCTACCCCGTTACAAACCTTGCGGAGGTGGAGTCTCGCCTCAAGTCGCCCAATGGTTTGACTTCGACTTCACGCCAGCGATTTCACTCAAGGTCAACTCCGTACGCTTCACCTGGAACATGGAAGATCCAGTGGAAGTAGAGCTAAAAACTCCAGAGCCCATGTGGATGGTGCGGCGAGATGTGTTTGATCACTTCTTAGTACAGCAAGCCCAAAAGCAGGGAGTAGAGCTACGAGACAACACGGAAGTCACAGGAATTCAGTTTAAGAGCGACCACTGGCAAGTAGATACAGCGAATGGCCCCGTTACAGGCCGCTACCTCATCGCTGCGGATGGTGCCAAAGGCCCAATGGCGAAGTGGCTAAAATTCAAAGAACGGAAGCGGCGCTTGGCAGGAGCTTTGGAAGCAGAGGTGCCCGCTCAAGTAGAAAGCGGCAACCCCATTCACTTTGAGTTCGGCATGGTCAAGAATGGCTACATCTGGAACTTCCCTAAAGCAGATGGCTATTCCCTGGGTATCGGTACATTCCGAGGGGGTGAGCCTCAGGATATGAAGGCTTTGCTGGCTGAGTATGCCACCCTGTTCGGCGTGGATGTAAAGTCTAGCCAACAATATGGCCACCCACTGTGCCTGTGGGACGGCAATCAGAAACTACACACCCAAAATGCGGTACTAGCAGGAGAGGCAGCTTGTGTCGTTGATCCCTTTACCGCAGAAGGTATTCGGCCTTCCATTTTCAGTGGCATGAAGGCGGCTGAAGCTGTTAGTCAAGCTTTAGCAGGCGATCGCAATGCTCTAGAGCGCTATACGCAGATCATCAACGAAGAATGGGGCGAAGATATGGCCTGGGCACAACGCATCGCGGGTCTGTTCTATCGGGTGCCTGGAATTGGTTATAAGGTTGGCATCAAGCGCCCTTCCGCCACAGAGCGCATGGGCAAAATTCTCTGTGGAGAGTTGCGCTACGCCGATGTCGCCAACCGAGCGATTAAGCGGCTCACGAGCAATTTAATTCCTGGCATGGGCGGTTGAAAAGCTATACCCCATGCACCCCTAGGGCGTACGCGGTGCGCCCTACATTTATTTAGAAACTTGCTGTTGATAGGCAAGATAAACCGCCTCTAAAAACAAATCTGGTGTCGTATTCGACGGTACCTTCTCTAATAAAATCACCTCCTTCACCTGACGAGCCAACTGTAAATTGACTTCTGACCTGGCCTTGGCAGACATTTCACTGCGACGTTGCAAGTATTCTCTAATCACAGCAAAGTCATCGGGCAGTAGGTGAGATAAATCCGCAAGTTGGAGCAACTGAACCGCCAAATCTTGGGCTGCCTGAGACGTTGAGAACGCGGTGGCAGTGGGGTGCTCGTCTTGGACTACAACGGTGCCCGCTAGCCAATCACCAAGACGCTTTTCTTTTCGACCAAAGGCAATTAGAAACATGCCCAGAAACAAGGTGTCATCAAGAGGGCGGAGCAAGGCGCGTAAGGTAGCCTGAGCAATACCTATAGGTCTGCCGTCATCCCGCAGCACCCGAATTTTGGTGTAGCGTTTACCAGGGGTTTGTCCCCGCCAAAGGGCTTCAAAACCAACAAAATATCCTTCATAGATAACGAAATTGATCAAGACTGTGATGGCTCGCAACCACAGATCGACATCATCGGCCCTACCAAAAACGCCAACGAAAAACTCTAGAACTTGGTCAGCAACAAAGAGCCAAAAGAACAGAGCCAAGATGAAGGGGATTAACAACACCATGTAGTCAATCAGGAGCGCTAAGGCTCTGTTGCCAATCCCTGCCAACGTAAACTCCAGTTCTACACTTTCGGGTGTCTGGAGAGTAATGCGATTGAAAAAGCGCATAGCAGCCTTACAGTAACTCTTAGCAAAAGCAATTACGGAGTGCCGCGATCGCGCAGCTTAAAGCCCATCCCTTCTCGACGACCTTTGAGGTCATAGTAGACAGCCGCTTTAATGGCTTGCCAAAAGGGAGCAGTGACAATGCTGGTAAAAATAATTAACCCAATGCTGACCAGCAGGGAGATCAAGAACAAGCCTATGGCTCCAGCATCAGGCCCTCCTCCAGTGACGGATACTGCGGCCAAAGACGCGATCGCTAGGATCAGTGGAATAATTGCTAAAACAATGAGCGGAAAGGTAATCAAACCTGCCACTAGCACCACCCCTTGTAGCCTTAGCACATGCCCCTGAGTTAACTCCCAAGAGCGACTAATGGCCTTAGTTCCATCCACCTGGTTTTCCAGAGCTAGCACCACGTCAGGAATAAAAAATCTAGAGTAAGCCCAAATGTAGATCACGAGAACCACAATGCTAGTAATGGCGCTAACCAGACCTATAAGGGCAGACTCGGCCCCCAAGATACCTCCTAGTATCCCTAAAAGAATTGCCTGAGCGATCGATAGGCCAAAGTTAACCCCAAAAAGAATCAGTCCGACTAGAAGTTGCACCACTAAAAATTGCCAAAGCTTTGGCTCCAGTTGGTTGCGAGCGGTGCTGGTGCTCTCTGGCTGATTCACTAAATCTTGAAAAGCTAAACGTGAAATTGCAGCATTGATAGTGGATGCTTTAGCCCAGCCATAGACGGGAATAATAGCCCACAAAACTGCTTTACAAGCCAATCCTAAGTACTGCTTGAAATGAGAGCGATAGAGTTGGAACCCCGCACTCACAATGTTACCGATACTGAGGGGCCGAATAGGACTAGAAGGGCTCAAATTGGGCGACGACACGAGCCAAGTTCTCCTGGGAATGAATGGAACCAGATTGACGCTATCTTAGGCTACGCTTAGCTTAGAGCGGAATGAAAATTTACAAAGTATGAATATTCAGCGCTGGATTGCACGGCGTGAACCGAACTGGAAACGCTTAGATGCCTTACTGAAGCAAGTCGAAAAACGAGGATTAAAGACACTTCCAGCCGCTGAAATTAAAGAATTAGCCAGTTTATATCGCTCCGTTTCAGCGGATTTAGCCCGTGCCCGTACTAATCAAGTTGGGGCTGCTTTGGTGCAAGACTTGCAGACCCTCACTTCTCGCAGCTATACGCAAATTTATCAAGGCTCCAGACGGCAGGAATGGCAAGCGGCTCTAGATTTTTACCGCTGGGGCTTTCCAGCTTTGGTGCAAGAAACGTGGACCTACATTGCTTTAGCAACCGCGTGTTTTCTCGTTGGGGCTTTAGTAGCTTGGTGGTTCGCTTGGCAAGACCCGACCTTTTTATCGCTGATAGTGCCGGGTGAACTGATTACCAAAGTGCGAGACAAAGGTGAATTGTGGATGGGGTCGATTGTGGGGATTGAACCCCTCGCTTCCAGTCAAATTATGACCAACAATTTGTCAGTATCTTTTGGGGCGATCGCGGGGGGCATAACCGCAGGACTTTACACCCTATTTCTATTAGTTTTCAACGGATTAAGTATTGGAGCGATCGCTACTTTGGTAGGCCAAAATAATTTAGCTTATCCATTTTGGGCCTTTGTCTTTCCCCACGGTTCGCTAGAGTTGCCTGCCATTTTTCTAGCAGGAGGAGCAGGCTTACTGATCGCCAAAGGGCTGTTGTTTCCAGGTAAATATCGCCGTGCTGATGCCTTGCGGCTGTATGGCACGAAGGCAGCGCAGCTAACCTATGGCATTGTACCCATGCTGATTATTGCGGGAATCATTGAAGGCTTTTTCTCGCCTAGCCCCGTCATTCCTTCGTCTTTGAAATACCTTACAGGGATGGGAATTTTTACACTTTTTTTGATGTATTGCAGTCGTAGAAAACTAACAGAGCAAAGTGGCTAAAGCTGATTCCGGGCTTTTAGTTGTAGGTAGCGATCGACCAATTGCTCGGTAATTTGATGGGCAGGCGCATCTAAAACAAGTACTCCTTTTTGACGTAGCTCCGCGAAGGCGACTTGACGTTGCGCCAGTAAATCTAAAGCCACAGCCCGACTATAAGTAGCGGGCACATCCTGGGTTAGGGCGTGGGCTTGTTGATCGACTTGGGGGTCGCGCAGAGTGACGCAAAAAGGCAAATAACGCGGTTTAAGGCGGGCGAGAGCGGCTAATAACTCAGCCGAAGCAGTGGTATCAATTACGTCTGTAATCACTACGACTAGGGCACGACGAGTTTGTTGGTTGACCATGCGAGTCACAGCCCCCAAATAGTCTGGTTCCAGTAACTCCGGTTGCATCGGCGTTAAACGCTCAATTAGCTTGGTGAGATGGTGCTGACCCCGCTCTGGCGGAATCCAGGTGTGAAGCTGGCGATCGAACACTCCCACCCCCACGCGATCGCCCCGATTCAGACCTGCCAAAGCTAGAGACAACGTGGCATTCAAGCCCCAGTCAAACCGAGTTAGACCGTGAACCCGCGCGCTCATCAAACGGCCTCGATCCAGCAAGACAATTAAGGTTTGTTCTTGCTCTGGCTCCAACACTCGCACTAAAGGACGGCTCCGGCGAGCGGTGGCTTTCCAGTCGATCAAACGCGGATCATCTCCTAAGCCATATTCTCGTAATTCGGCAAATTCGGTGCCCATTCCCAACCGACGAGCTTGGCGGACGCTGCCAGTAGACTGCAAAGTCAGGCGAATCGAGAGCGATCGCAACCCCAACAAATCTGGATAAACATCCACTGTTTGAGTTTGGGGCACTTGCCAATCTCGCCAAGCTAACCCCCAAGCCCCCAGTTGCCGCACCTGGATATTGCCCCATTGAAACTGCCCGCGCTGGGTGGGGTGAATCGTGTAAGTTAGCTCCTGGCTACTGTTAGCAGGTAAGGTGGCTTGCAGGCTCGAAGCTGAAACGCTAAACACAGTGGGGTAAGCATCTCGGACTTGAATCCTGGCAGGTTGTGCGCCTGTCTGCACTGCCAACACCACTGGATTATCTCGACCGATCGAGAGACGATGCAGCGGTTGGCGCTCAATTTTGATTTGATGCGATCGCACCTGCCGAGCATCCCAAAAAGCTAAACCCAAAACCACAGCATCAAACAGCAGCAACCCCAGCACCGCCAAGAGTGGTTCAGACTGACCAGGCCAAAGTGCCGTCAAAATGGTGGCGATCGCCATGCCGATGAAGAGTAAACCGTAAACTCGCCAGGAAGGAATCATCGGGGTACTGGAACTTGATTGAGGACTGAACCAATCACAGCGTCGATTTTGAGGCCATCGAGTTGCGCTTCGGGGCGGAGGATGAGGCGATGGCGGAGTAGGGGAGGGGCGATCGCTTTGATGTCATCGGGGGTGACGAAATCTCGCCCAGATAGCCAAGCTTGAGCTTTACTCACTTGCAACCAGGCAACGGTAGCCCGAGGCGAAGCACCTAAAGCTAAATCTGGATGTTGTCGGGTGCGTTGTACCACAGCTAGCAAGTAATCCAATACAGGCTCCTCGACTTTGACCGCTTTAGCAGCTTGGCGAGCTTGCAAAATTTGCTCCACCGTCGCGATCGCTTTGAGCCGAGCTAGATCCAGACGACGCGATTGGAACCCTGCTTGGCTATTCAGCAGCATTTGCTTTTCCGCTTTAGCGTCGGGGTAGTCAACCAAAAGCTTGAATAAAAAGCGGTCTAGTTGCGCTTCGGGGAGGGGATAGGTGCCTTCAAATTCCAGAGAGTTTTGGGTAGCAATCACCCAGAACAACGGCGGTAGCGGCATGCTTTCGCCATCCAGCGTCACCTGCTGTTCTTCCATCGCTTCCAGCAGAGCGGCTTGGGTTTTGGGTGGCGTGCGGTTGATTTCATCTGCCAACAAGATTTCGGTGAAAACCGGGCCTTTTTTTAAGATGAAGCTGCGTGTGTTCAGGTCAAAAATATTCGTGCCCAAAATGTCAGACGGCAAAATGTCGGGGGTGAGCTGAATGCGGCGAAAATCAGCTTGTACCAGTTGGGCCAATACTTTGACTAGGAGCGTTTTGCCTGTACCGGGTACGCCTTCTAGGATCACATGGCCGTTAGCGAGTAAAGCGATCAGCAGTTGCCGCACTAGGGCAGGCTGACCCACAATAACTTGGCTGAGAGCCTGGCCCAGGCGCGTGATTACCGCATGCGTTTCGGTCATAGGTTCTTTAATAGCGAGGTAGATGGTGGCGAACGGTCTGGATTTTTTCTAGCCAAATTAGCAAGTCACGATCGCTGACCTTTTGACCGCGCGATCGCAGTTGTAGCATGTCTGCTAATTCTGCGGCAGGTCGTCCGGTTTGTTGAGTCCAAGCAATCAGCAAAGTTTCAGAGTCTAATAATTGATTGCCCAACCCTAAAGCCCGTTGCACTTGTAATTGTTCTTCTTTGCGAATCGTGTCAATCACAAATTCGCTAGATTCCGCTTTGTGCAAAACTCCTGCTAGAGCTTCAATGTAAGCCTTACTGTTATCCACAGCGGGAGCGGTGACTGAAATCGGCTGACCAAAACGACGGTTGTGCGCCCAAATGCCTAAGAGCAGTAATACTGCAACTTGAATGAATCCAGGCAGCAGAGCAGTGTTGACTAAATAAGCTAGCAAGCTGCGCGATCGCTTTTCTGGAGTTGTAGCGGTAGCGTTGCTGGGATTGCGGTAGCCATGCAGATATTCGTCTACCCAAATTGGCTGCTTAGACTCAGTTACCAATCGGGCTAAAAACTCATAATTAACGCGATGGTCTTGATAGGCATTGGCCGCAAGATAAGGGGTAGTCGCCCAAATCACCTGGCCTTGCCCCAGAGATTGCTGCCAAACCACCGCGCCAAAGCGATCGCCTAGCTTCAAGCTGGTTGTTTCCTGCTTGGTCAAGTAGTGTCGTCTTCGCGTGTCTACCTGTACATCCCCAGCGGGGCTGGTTTGCAACGTGCGGAAAGTTGCATCGGTGACAGGGGTTCGTGCGCCTAAAATTACCAGCGTATTGCCTGTCTCCACCCAGGTTTTCTGGCGATCCGCTAAGACTGGTTCCTTCAGCCCGCTGTTGATTTGTAATAAGGTGGTTTTTCCTGGACTAAATGGATTTTGCGCCAGTTGTTCAAACGGCTGTTGCCACCGTTGGATGGGAGTGCCTCGCTCGCTCATAAAGCTATACCAAGCGCCGTATCCGTCGGGACCACGACTATAAGTGGAACCACTGCGGGAGGCATTCTGGGTCGGAGCGGTCAGCAATGTAAGTAAAGCGATCGCTCCCACGATCAAAAGCCCAAACCACATTTGCCGCCGAGAAAGATTTTGAGCAGGATTCATGAAGGATGGCTCCCAGCAGGAACACGGCTCTCAATTTCTTGATAGGCTTTCTGACACCGATTCAACGTTTCTAGCGAGATCGCCATATTGTTAAACCGCAATTGCTCGTGCGTCGTAATTAATAGCTGGTAGAGCGAAGCTTGGGGAAAATGTTGCACTAGCTGCCAATATTCGCCATTAGTGCGGCTGGCTTCCAAAGGCACTAAATTGGTTTCGCTTAAATATTGCAGCAGTGCAAAATACAGAGCTTGAAAGGCTTCTGGGTAATTGCCTTGGCGTTGGTAGTCTTGCGATCGCTGAAACCATCCAGCAGCATCAAGTTGGCTGACTTGAGCGTTCGTAGCAGGGCGGACTCTAGATCGCCGCAACCAAGCAGGGAACTTTAGAGTACGCAAAGAGGGCCAAAAGGTTTGTAACAACTGCCAAACGATCCAAAGCAAACAAAATCCCGCGAGTAACCAAAAAGCGACCCGTAAAAAGGATTCGATCACATCCGTTAACCAACTGGGTAAAGGCTGTGGATCTTGGCGATCGGGGTTGACCGAGAGTTTGCTCAGTTGTAACTCAATCCACTCTCCCGCTTGCCGCAACAACTGCTGGGTCTGCCAGCTAATGTTAGTCTTCTCAAAGGAACCTGTTGGCATGAATGCATACCATCTGGAAAGGAAGGATACGGTTTTGCCCTATTATCAACGATTCCTGAGCTTTGGCCTATGGGCGATAGAACCTTCACTCGCGATCGCTCAGTGGTGCTGGTAATTGATACAAATTCTTGCAATGAACCGGATTCTGTTTAAATAGCTCTGCAAGTGTAAGATGACCATTTATTTCTACAAAATTAGCGATCCCTACGGCTGTTTTTCCAACTTTTCTCCCCACCCAATCGATATTGCAGATCACACCTGGGCCACGGTTGAGCATTATTACCAGTCACAAAAGTTTATTGGCACCGAACATGAGTCTCTAATCACCACAATTCGAGCGGTAAATACTCCTGAAGAAGCGGCAGCTTTGGGGCGCGATCGCTGTCGAGTACTACGAGAAGATTGGGAACAAGTCAAGACAGAAATTATGTATCAAGCGGTTTTGACCAAGTTTTTGACTCATTCAGAGATTCAAGCCATTTTGCTCTCTACTCAAGACGCATTAATTGTGGAAGACTCCCCTACCGATTACTACTGGGGCTGTGGCTCTCAGAGGACTGGGCAAAACCAACTAGGTAAGATTTTAATGCAAGTTCGTCAAGCCATTCAACTGCAACTAGCTCGGAAATAGCTCGAAAGCGGCATGACAAAAGCTGAATTTTGGGCGTGGGTTTCGCAACTTAGTAAGACAAGAAATATCGTGAAAATGTTATTGATTTTTCTTAAGTAATTTTGAGAAATTTTTAGATGCTTTTACCGATGTCGGCTGTGCTCAAAAACGGCAAAATACATCTAGACCTTTTGGGTTCTTTTAGATCTAATCCGCTATTAAGTCATTGAATAGAGAAATGCCAGAAATGCAGGATTTACAGCTCAGTATTGATCATCAAGATCATGAGGTTTTACTTCACAAAATCACCACCTGCATTCGGCAATCTCTAGAGCTACAGGAAATCTTGATCGCGACTGTCCGAGAAATGCGGTCATTCCTGAGAAGCGATCGCGTCATGATTTATCGCTTTCGTGCAGATGAAAGTGGCGAAGTGATTGCGGAGTCCATTGAGCGCGATCGCCTCCCTTCCTTATCGGGCCTCAGTTTTCCCGCCGATGATATTCCGCCACATGCGCGGGCACTGTTTCTAAAAGCTCGGCAACGCTCCATTGTAGACCTCGCCTCCGAGCAAATTGGGTTAAGCCCTCTAGACAACCCAGACACTGGGATGCCTCTGACAGGAGAAGATATCCGCTATCGCCCTGTAGACCCTTGCCATGTCGCGTACTTAACGGCAATGGGGGTGAAGTCTTCCTTAGTGGTGCCAATTTTGCACCAAGATATGCGGACCCAAGCAGAAGAACCGATTCTGTGGGGGCTGCTCGTGTCTCACCATGCTGAACCTCGCGCGGTTACTGAGTCAGAGTTACAGGTGGTGCAGCAAGTCGCAGACCAAGTTTCCATTGCGATCGCTCAATCAGAATTGTTACGGCAAGCCAGATCCCAAGCTGAGAAAGAAGCCAGCATCAATCAAATTGCAGGCCTGCTGCATACCCTCCCCACGCTGCAACTCCAAGCAGCTTTAGAGCGGGCAGTCACGTTAATGCAAGGGTCGGGAGGTAGGCTCTATGCTTTTGAACCTCATGCCCCTTCCTCCTTCACCTTGGCGATCTGTGGCTCCCAACCGCAGATGCCAGGACAAACCGAGCCTTGGGTGATCGAGCAAAGCCCAATGTGGCAGCGGTATTTCCAACCTGGATTACAGAGTGAGTCTCACAAGCTCATCTGTGTCACCGACCTCTATAGAGAGCCACAACTGCGAGTCTTAGCTCCTGCTTTTCAAGCAACTCGGATTCGTGGCATTTTGGTCGTGCCGCTCCAGTATCGCCAGCAATTCCTGGGCTACCTGAGTGTTTTTCGAGATGCGATCGATACTGAAACCATGTGGGCAGGACGGTTTGACCCCGACCAGCGACAACTCCAGCCCCGCAACTCCTTTGAGGTTTGGCGAGAACTCAAGCAAGGTCAAGCTTTGACGTGGACTCCAGAAGATGGAGAACTGGCGATCGCATTAGGCGACCACTTCTCTATGGCAATTCAGCAGCAGCAACTCTACCAACAAATACAAGGGTTGAATGTCAGTTTAGAGTTGCAAGTTCAGAAACGCACCACTGAATTGGAGCAAGCCTTAGAGTCTGCTCGTTTGCTCAGACAAGTCAGTGACCAAATTCGCAGCACCCTCAACCTGCCGACGATTTTGCAAACCATTGTGCGAGAAGTACGGGGGTTGCTCGATACCGATCGCGTGGTGATTTATCAATTTGTCCGAGGTTGGCAAGGGGAAATTGTCGTTGAGGAAGTGGCAGGAGAGTGGGCATCGATTCTGCATGAAAAATATGCCGATGAATGCTTCCCGGCTGAACACGCCAGCTTATACCAGCACGGTCGAATTCGGGCGGTTGATCATGTGAAGCAATCTGACCTGCATCCTTGCCATATCGAGTTTTTAAGCAATCTGCAAGTGCAGGCTAACTTGGTCGTGCCGATTCGGATGGGGGAGCAATTGTGGGGCTTGTTGATTGCTCACGAGTGTCGAGGGCCTCGTCGCTGGCAATCCTTTGAAATCGAGTTGCTAGAGCAATTGGCTGACCAGGCGGCGATCGCAATTCAACAGGCCGAGTTATACGAGCAAAGCTGTGCAACGGCAGCAATGGCAACAGCACAAGCTAGACAGATTGAGCAAACTGCTGAGCAACAGCAAGCTCTGTTTGAGGTCATTACCAAAATTCGGGAATCGCTAGATCTACAAACAATTTTTCAGGCAACGGCGAGAGAAGTGCGCCAACTGCTCAACGTCGATCGCGTCGGGATGTTTCGATTTGAGCCAGAGTCTAGTTACCAAGATGGTATCTTTGTCTCCGAAAGTCTGCTGCCTGGTTTTACCTCGGTGCTAGACCTCAGAGTTCATGACCACTGCTTTGGCGAACAGTATGCCCCGTTTTA
Encoded proteins:
- the pyrH gene encoding UMP kinase — protein: MGIVYQRVLFKLSGEALMGDLAYGIDPAVVQAIAQEVADVAATGVQVAVVVGGGNIFRGVKGAAAGMDRATADYIGMIATVMNAMTLQDSLEQIGVPTRVQTAIAMQEVAEPYIRRRAIRHLEKGRVVIFGAGSGNPFFTTDTTAALRAAEISADVLFKATKVDGVYDSDPHLNPNARRYKSLTYAHVLQQDLRVMDSTAIALCKDNNIPIIVFDLSVRGNLLRAVTGEPIGTIVGGSCEIS
- the frr gene encoding ribosome recycling factor translates to MKLADAENSMQKAVESTQRSFNTIRTGRANTSLLDRVMVEYYGAPTPLKSLATINTPDGSTITVQPFDRGSLSLIEKAISLSDIGLTPSNDGSTIRLNIPPLTSDRRKELVKLAAKFAEEGKVSVRNVRRDAVDSVRKQEKAGEVSEDEARDLQDKIQKLTDKYIARIEEVLAEKEKDITTV
- a CDS encoding family 2 glycosyl transferase, which gives rise to MKWEVCVQYANGSKRVLRSYQNRETALKCIDTIYSVQGYPMHLAYIVRQTPMPALQYV
- a CDS encoding geranylgeranyl reductase family protein; translated protein: MFDCIIVGAGPAGGTAAYHLAKQGRSVLLLEKESLPRYKPCGGGVSPQVAQWFDFDFTPAISLKVNSVRFTWNMEDPVEVELKTPEPMWMVRRDVFDHFLVQQAQKQGVELRDNTEVTGIQFKSDHWQVDTANGPVTGRYLIAADGAKGPMAKWLKFKERKRRLAGALEAEVPAQVESGNPIHFEFGMVKNGYIWNFPKADGYSLGIGTFRGGEPQDMKALLAEYATLFGVDVKSSQQYGHPLCLWDGNQKLHTQNAVLAGEAACVVDPFTAEGIRPSIFSGMKAAEAVSQALAGDRNALERYTQIINEEWGEDMAWAQRIAGLFYRVPGIGYKVGIKRPSATERMGKILCGELRYADVANRAIKRLTSNLIPGMGG
- a CDS encoding RDD family protein, producing MRFFNRITLQTPESVELEFTLAGIGNRALALLIDYMVLLIPFILALFFWLFVADQVLEFFVGVFGRADDVDLWLRAITVLINFVIYEGYFVGFEALWRGQTPGKRYTKIRVLRDDGRPIGIAQATLRALLRPLDDTLFLGMFLIAFGRKEKRLGDWLAGTVVVQDEHPTATAFSTSQAAQDLAVQLLQLADLSHLLPDDFAVIREYLQRRSEMSAKARSEVNLQLARQVKEVILLEKVPSNTTPDLFLEAVYLAYQQQVSK
- a CDS encoding stage II sporulation protein M encodes the protein MNIQRWIARREPNWKRLDALLKQVEKRGLKTLPAAEIKELASLYRSVSADLARARTNQVGAALVQDLQTLTSRSYTQIYQGSRRQEWQAALDFYRWGFPALVQETWTYIALATACFLVGALVAWWFAWQDPTFLSLIVPGELITKVRDKGELWMGSIVGIEPLASSQIMTNNLSVSFGAIAGGITAGLYTLFLLVFNGLSIGAIATLVGQNNLAYPFWAFVFPHGSLELPAIFLAGGAGLLIAKGLLFPGKYRRADALRLYGTKAAQLTYGIVPMLIIAGIIEGFFSPSPVIPSSLKYLTGMGIFTLFLMYCSRRKLTEQSG
- a CDS encoding DUF58 domain-containing protein, whose protein sequence is MIPSWRVYGLLFIGMAIATILTALWPGQSEPLLAVLGLLLFDAVVLGLAFWDARQVRSHQIKIERQPLHRLSIGRDNPVVLAVQTGAQPARIQVRDAYPTVFSVSASSLQATLPANSSQELTYTIHPTQRGQFQWGNIQVRQLGAWGLAWRDWQVPQTQTVDVYPDLLGLRSLSIRLTLQSTGSVRQARRLGMGTEFAELREYGLGDDPRLIDWKATARRSRPLVRVLEPEQEQTLIVLLDRGRLMSARVHGLTRFDWGLNATLSLALAGLNRGDRVGVGVFDRQLHTWIPPERGQHHLTKLIERLTPMQPELLEPDYLGAVTRMVNQQTRRALVVVITDVIDTTASAELLAALARLKPRYLPFCVTLRDPQVDQQAHALTQDVPATYSRAVALDLLAQRQVAFAELRQKGVLVLDAPAHQITEQLVDRYLQLKARNQL
- a CDS encoding MoxR family ATPase, which translates into the protein MTETHAVITRLGQALSQVIVGQPALVRQLLIALLANGHVILEGVPGTGKTLLVKVLAQLVQADFRRIQLTPDILPSDILGTNIFDLNTRSFILKKGPVFTEILLADEINRTPPKTQAALLEAMEEQQVTLDGESMPLPPLFWVIATQNSLEFEGTYPLPEAQLDRFLFKLLVDYPDAKAEKQMLLNSQAGFQSRRLDLARLKAIATVEQILQARQAAKAVKVEEPVLDYLLAVVQRTRQHPDLALGASPRATVAWLQVSKAQAWLSGRDFVTPDDIKAIAPPLLRHRLILRPEAQLDGLKIDAVIGSVLNQVPVPR